A single genomic interval of Prionailurus viverrinus isolate Anna chromosome A2, UM_Priviv_1.0, whole genome shotgun sequence harbors:
- the LOC125149986 gene encoding olfactory receptor 24, producing the protein MIPMEPRNRTSALEFILLGLSETPEQETLLFALFLCMYVVTVLGNLLIILAISSDSHIHTPMYFFLANLSLVDFCLATNTVPKMLVNIQIRSKSISYACCLTQMYFFHFFGIMDSVLIAVMAYDRFVAICHPLHYTAIMSPRLCGLLAGGPWVFSCFISLTHILLMARLVFCGNNELPHFFCDLTPLLRLSCTDTSVNKIFVLIVAGLVIATPFICILASYARIIVAIMKVPSAGGRKKAFSTCSSHLSVVALFYGTTIGVYLCPSSVRTAVKEKASAVMYTTVTPMLNPFIYSLRNRDLKGALRKLVNRKITSSS; encoded by the coding sequence ATGATACCCATGGAACCAAGGAACCGAACCAGCGCATTAGAATTCATCCTCCTGGGGCTTTCAGAAACTCCAGAGCAGGAGACACTCCTCTTTGCTTTGTTCCTCTGCATGTATGTGGTCACAGTACTggggaacctgctcatcatcctgGCCATCAGCTCAGACTCCCAcatccacacccccatgtacttcttcttAGCTAACCTGTCTTTGGTTGATTTCTGCCTGGCCACCAACACAGTCCCCAAGATGCTGGTGAACATCCAAATCAGGAGCAAGTCAATCTCCTATGCCTGCTGCCTGACCCAGATgtactttttccatttctttggcaTCATGGACAGTGTCCTGATTGCTGTGATGGCTTATGACAGGTTTGTGGCTATATGTCACCCCTTACACTATACCGCCATCATGAGCCCACGCCTCTGTGGCCTGCTGGCAGGTGGCCCATGGGTGTTTTCCTGCTTCATCTCCCTCACTCATATTCTCCTGATGGCTCGTCTGGTTTTCTGTGGGAACAATGAGCTACCTCACTTCTTCTGTGACCTCACTCCCCTTCTCAGGCTTTCTTGCACTGACACGTCTGTGAACAAGATCTTTGTGCTCATTGTGGCTGGGCTGGTGATAGCTACACCTTTTATCTGCATCCTGGCCTCCTATGCTCGCATCATTGTGGCCATCATGAAAGTCCCTTCTGCAGGGGGCAGGAAGAAAGCCTTTTCCACCTGCAGCTCCCACCTCTCTGTGGTTGCTCTCTTCTATGGGACCACCATCGGGGTCtatctgtgtccctcctctgtcCGCACAGCTGTGAAGGAGAAAGCCTCTGCTGTGATGTACACTACAGTCAcccccatgctgaacccctttATCTATAGCTTGAGGAACAGAGATCTGAAGGGAGCCCTGAGGAAGCTTGTCAACAGAAAGATCACCTCATCTTCCTGA